In a genomic window of Candidatus Hydrogenedentota bacterium:
- a CDS encoding cytochrome P450: MSDTREPDWDLKAAGVLRDQRAVYDTMRERCPVAYSESLQWSVFRHEDVMRVLSDHETFSSTVSEHLSVPSGMDPPEHTAYRAIVERYFSSERIATFEPICRNLVVDLVQDLLERGQVELVADFALPFAARAQCAFLGWPSTLQEPLIRWTQKNHAATFAQNRKVMSEIAREFEGLVDELIEDRLEAGAKADDDITASLMHDTVWGRPLSHEDIASILRNWTVGEIGTISAAVGILAHYLAEHADLQSQLRAEPSLLPAAIDEILRIHGPLVANRRVTTRPVEINGRQIDAGERVSLMWISANRDGRAFDEPDCFCFDREVEKNLLYGAGLHVCPGAPLARLEMRVWLEELLARTDSVGLVPGTPPRNAVYPGSGFAKLPLLIQ, from the coding sequence ATGAGCGACACGCGAGAACCGGACTGGGACTTAAAAGCAGCGGGTGTATTGCGCGACCAACGCGCGGTGTACGACACGATGCGCGAACGTTGCCCAGTGGCGTACAGCGAGTCATTGCAGTGGTCTGTGTTTCGGCACGAGGACGTGATGCGCGTGCTCTCAGACCACGAGACCTTCAGCAGCACCGTTTCGGAGCACTTGTCTGTTCCAAGCGGCATGGATCCACCCGAGCATACGGCATATCGTGCAATTGTCGAACGGTATTTTTCTAGCGAGCGGATAGCGACGTTCGAGCCTATCTGCCGCAACCTCGTTGTGGATCTGGTCCAGGATCTGCTCGAACGTGGTCAGGTGGAGCTTGTTGCTGATTTTGCGCTGCCTTTTGCGGCACGGGCCCAATGCGCCTTCCTTGGATGGCCGTCAACGTTACAGGAACCGCTCATCCGCTGGACCCAGAAAAACCACGCCGCCACATTCGCCCAGAATCGCAAAGTCATGTCGGAGATTGCACGGGAGTTTGAGGGCTTGGTTGACGAGCTTATAGAGGACCGGCTTGAGGCTGGCGCCAAGGCGGATGACGACATTACGGCGTCCCTCATGCACGACACGGTTTGGGGACGACCGTTAAGCCACGAAGATATCGCGAGTATCCTGCGAAATTGGACTGTCGGGGAAATCGGGACAATCTCTGCCGCCGTTGGGATATTGGCTCATTATCTTGCCGAACACGCCGATCTTCAATCGCAACTTCGGGCGGAGCCGTCGCTCTTGCCTGCCGCCATCGATGAGATTCTGCGGATTCACGGCCCCCTCGTTGCCAATCGGCGAGTCACAACCAGGCCTGTGGAAATCAATGGCCGGCAAATCGACGCAGGCGAACGAGTCTCGCTCATGTGGATTTCCGCCAATCGTGATGGCCGGGCCTTTGACGAACCGGATTGCTTTTGTTTTGATCGGGAGGTGGAGAAGAATCTTCTGTACGGCGCCGGCTTGCACGTTTGCCCAGGCGCACCGCTTGCGCGACTCGAGATGCGAGTCTGGCTGGAAGAATTGTTGGCCCGCACAGACAGCGTCGGGCTCGTTCCGGGAACTCCCCCAAGAAATGCGGTTTACCCTGGCAGCGGGTTTGCCAAATTGCCGCTGTTGATACAATAA
- a CDS encoding molybdopterin-dependent oxidoreductase has translation MHIRLKTLLLLLGPFLALVIAAYVQWGMFGLPSLSPSLPTIREAVVEPHGFPIWLRITHYINFLFLVLLVRSGLQILADHPRLYWNPHSTPGTEWLRLTPIEVPKDRVWTAKDDSRHLSPWIGLPGYRHTIGMARHWHFLSVLFWVGNGLLFVILLFATDQWKRLVPNSWQIVPDAWAVFVHYATFHLPPEPNGFYQYNALQQLTYFGVVFILAPLAILTGPSMSPAFTARFKWYPKVPGNRQIGRSLHFLIMCAFVIFLVGHVIMVAMTGFIRNMNHIVVGTDDASLTGVYLGLMGVGVIVLVNALANWSAWRHPRLVQHVAKVIVAPVMSFLLDRTAPRAEFRREDISPFLWANGKVPTCEEWITLAADNFKEYRLKVSGLVENPVELSLDDLRAMGKKEQITLHHCIQGWSGIAAWGGLPMAELIKLVRPKHNAKAIVFRSFGEGVALHKGVSGVQYYDNLSIANALNSQTLLAYEMNYQSLNHLHGAPLRLRVENQLGFKMVKWIKEIEFVEDVQSIGEGEGGFAEDHEYFGDLANI, from the coding sequence GTGCACATCAGGCTTAAGACACTGTTATTGCTTCTAGGGCCATTCTTGGCCCTCGTTATCGCGGCCTATGTCCAGTGGGGCATGTTCGGTCTTCCGTCGCTGTCGCCCAGCCTCCCGACGATTCGCGAAGCGGTGGTGGAGCCTCACGGTTTTCCGATTTGGCTGCGCATTACCCACTACATCAACTTTCTATTCCTGGTCCTGCTAGTCCGTAGCGGCCTGCAAATCCTCGCGGACCATCCGCGGCTATACTGGAACCCCCACAGTACGCCGGGTACGGAATGGCTTCGGCTGACACCGATCGAAGTGCCTAAAGACCGCGTTTGGACAGCCAAGGATGACTCCCGTCACCTTAGCCCGTGGATTGGTCTGCCCGGTTATCGACACACCATTGGCATGGCCCGGCACTGGCACTTTCTCAGCGTTCTGTTCTGGGTGGGCAATGGCCTACTCTTCGTGATCCTGCTGTTCGCGACCGACCAGTGGAAGCGCCTGGTACCCAACTCCTGGCAAATCGTCCCCGACGCCTGGGCGGTCTTCGTCCACTATGCCACCTTCCACTTGCCGCCGGAGCCGAATGGCTTCTACCAGTACAACGCCCTCCAGCAACTGACATACTTCGGAGTGGTGTTTATCCTGGCACCGCTGGCAATCCTGACCGGCCCCTCGATGTCGCCCGCATTTACGGCCCGATTCAAATGGTATCCGAAGGTACCCGGCAATCGGCAGATAGGTCGCTCGCTGCATTTCCTCATCATGTGTGCCTTCGTCATCTTTCTCGTGGGCCATGTAATCATGGTAGCGATGACCGGGTTTATCCGTAACATGAACCATATCGTCGTGGGCACCGACGACGCCAGCTTGACCGGCGTGTACCTCGGCCTTATGGGAGTGGGCGTCATTGTGTTAGTGAACGCGCTGGCCAACTGGTCAGCGTGGCGCCACCCGAGGCTGGTGCAGCATGTGGCCAAGGTGATTGTCGCGCCGGTGATGTCGTTCCTTCTCGACCGTACCGCTCCACGGGCCGAGTTTCGCCGCGAGGATATCTCTCCATTCCTCTGGGCCAACGGCAAGGTACCCACCTGCGAGGAATGGATCACGCTTGCCGCCGACAACTTCAAAGAGTACCGACTGAAAGTATCGGGCCTGGTGGAGAACCCGGTCGAACTGTCGCTGGACGACCTACGGGCAATGGGCAAGAAGGAGCAGATCACGTTGCACCACTGCATCCAGGGCTGGTCGGGCATCGCGGCTTGGGGTGGTTTGCCGATGGCGGAGCTAATCAAACTCGTCCGGCCGAAGCACAACGCGAAGGCAATTGTCTTCCGTTCGTTTGGCGAGGGGGTCGCGCTCCATAAGGGCGTCTCGGGTGTTCAATACTACGACAACCTCTCGATCGCGAACGCGTTGAACTCTCAAACATTGCTGGCGTACGAGATGAATTACCAGTCGCTCAATCATCTTCATGGGGCCCCTTTACGGTTGCGTGTCGAGAATCAGCTCGGCTTCAAGATGGTCAAGTGGATCAAGGAGATCGAGTTCGTCGAGGATGTTCAGTCGATCGGCGAGGGAGAAGGCGGCTTTGCCGAGGACCACGAATACTTTGGCGATCTGGCCAATATCTGA
- a CDS encoding NAD(P)/FAD-dependent oxidoreductase, whose amino-acid sequence MERPHKVVVVGGGFGGLYTVQSLRRTPVQVTVIDRRNFHLFQPLLYQVATGGLSPANIAAPLRSVLKRQKNARVLMAEVSGFDLSKRRVLMTDGNVPYDSLVVAAGSESFFFGHADWEQWAPALKTVEDATKIRQRILLAFEIAERETDPQRIQQWLTFVVVGGGPTGVELVGALAEIACCTLRNEFRSINPRDSRIILLEGQERILPSYPAKLSSKAKAHLEKMCVTVRTGVLVSDIRPDAVTFRTGGQTETISTRTILWSAGTRASALGQLLGDAASIPVDRQGRVPVMPDLSIPGYPEVFVIGDLASYMHQINAPLPGVAPVAMQEGHYVASVIRSRLLGKALPSFHYHDYGTMATIGRARAVAMIGPLRLSGFHAWLTWLFVHLMYIVAFQNRLLILLQWAWNYFTWNRAARLITGDAPLPFQRNKATSQKTATNEGSADSQASESITEIAYFSNT is encoded by the coding sequence ATGGAGCGCCCGCATAAAGTTGTAGTTGTTGGTGGCGGATTCGGCGGGTTGTATACGGTACAATCACTGAGGCGAACACCCGTGCAGGTCACCGTGATCGACCGCCGAAACTTTCACCTGTTCCAGCCACTGTTGTATCAAGTGGCCACTGGAGGGCTCTCGCCGGCAAATATCGCAGCACCACTCCGGTCTGTTTTGAAGCGTCAGAAGAATGCTCGAGTGCTCATGGCCGAGGTCTCGGGCTTCGACCTGAGCAAACGCCGCGTGCTGATGACGGACGGAAACGTTCCTTACGACTCGCTTGTCGTCGCGGCCGGCTCCGAAAGCTTCTTCTTTGGTCATGCGGACTGGGAGCAATGGGCACCGGCGCTGAAAACTGTGGAAGATGCCACCAAGATTCGGCAGCGGATTCTCTTGGCTTTCGAGATCGCGGAACGAGAAACCGATCCACAAAGGATTCAGCAGTGGCTGACTTTCGTCGTTGTGGGAGGCGGTCCGACGGGCGTCGAGTTGGTCGGAGCTCTAGCGGAAATTGCCTGCTGCACCCTACGGAACGAATTCCGGTCGATCAATCCACGTGATTCGCGGATTATATTGCTGGAGGGGCAGGAGCGGATCCTACCCTCCTATCCGGCCAAGCTCTCCAGCAAGGCGAAAGCTCATTTGGAAAAAATGTGCGTAACTGTTCGTACCGGTGTTTTGGTCAGTGACATCCGGCCGGACGCCGTCACCTTTCGCACGGGTGGCCAAACCGAGACTATTTCCACAAGAACCATATTGTGGAGCGCTGGTACGCGCGCCTCAGCGCTGGGTCAGTTGCTTGGTGACGCGGCGAGCATTCCTGTTGATCGACAGGGGCGGGTGCCGGTGATGCCGGACCTTTCAATACCCGGCTATCCAGAAGTTTTCGTGATCGGCGATCTGGCTAGTTACATGCACCAGATTAACGCACCACTTCCCGGCGTAGCTCCCGTGGCGATGCAGGAGGGGCACTATGTTGCCAGCGTGATCCGGAGTCGTTTGCTGGGGAAAGCACTGCCATCCTTTCATTACCACGATTACGGTACTATGGCGACGATCGGCCGCGCTCGGGCAGTAGCAATGATCGGTCCGCTGAGACTCTCCGGGTTTCACGCTTGGCTCACCTGGCTTTTCGTCCACCTCATGTATATTGTTGCGTTCCAGAACCGCTTGTTGATCCTTCTCCAATGGGCATGGAACTATTTTACCTGGAATCGTGCAGCCCGCTTAATTACCGGCGACGCCCCCCTGCCGTTTCAGCGGAACAAAGCTACAAGTCAGAAAACGGCGACAAACGAGGGATCAGCAGATTCTCAAGCTTCGGAGTCGATAACCGAGATCGCATACTTCTCAAACACATAG